A DNA window from Acidimicrobiia bacterium contains the following coding sequences:
- a CDS encoding GAF domain-containing sensor histidine kinase: MLYRRWLSLRGPIAIAAVCLGLVLGVVLDWPAAFGVSVLGLVLGVDALLRRTKVMGSVVGSVMFDTTLMGLTLWLLRTPPAVIAIPFAYLIATAFLLLPPQRAALPVGYAVGWLSLLLIGSGLWWEPESGSRAVFISLLMAGVFVASLIVMFAFTSRAMGSIRVSLDRKVRFEKAISACSRAFATGDSDTSLDRALGALLVATEATAVFVEQNVDDPERGLCSTLVAEVLMEGTEPDPVDRWTLVPWSEMPVSFAGLSNGRPVAFQVADLPSVERARYKGTGHTTELSIPIMVRGSWVGLIGFNDIGADSLGDSHDIELLRTAAELIAAYWERIEAREQLKEAMANLEYRHRLEHALAQRSGALLASRESAIDDALGALLEATAADIVFVEENFQDDELGPCARITHWAADEGAPGIDPTAQPWSGPFSALPSLYAKLQRGEPSAIATTDLADPERGLYLADGILSELCLPIFVRGEWRGTIGFSDSQDERRWTEEDIRFLRTAGEMVGAFWDRQETVTSLNTRLAYEEALAKVSRELISGREDALEAAFEHLAAVTGADYMWLEEVFDDPDAGMSSRVVHALQPPNLEGVHIADLWMGGSHRDTPTTPGRLARGEASILHTEDLDEGTERSIYEADGLRSELVIPVFVFGKWTGAIGFADYLQRREWHENDIGVLRTAGGLVGSYLERQETSRRLEQLVASKDEFIASISHEIRTPLTAVLGFTNVIREGFDDLSDSDRLEMLDLINREAQDVAWIVEDLLVYARADIGTLAAVAIDLNLGEQIAAVLAGQPSDLGSRVSVRSNGERAAADPARVRQIVRNLLTNAMKYGGPNVEVETARRGPFVVMRVIDDGRGIDEKHRDRVFAAYFRAHASAGQPGSIGLGLHVSRKLARLMGGDLGYDREDGRSCFILTLPAAGELKVASA; this comes from the coding sequence ATGCTCTATCGCCGCTGGCTCTCATTGCGTGGCCCGATCGCGATCGCGGCCGTTTGTCTCGGTCTCGTACTGGGCGTTGTGCTGGATTGGCCGGCTGCGTTCGGAGTGTCGGTCCTGGGGTTGGTTTTGGGAGTCGACGCGCTGCTTCGGCGCACGAAGGTGATGGGATCGGTTGTCGGCTCGGTGATGTTCGACACGACGTTGATGGGTCTGACTCTCTGGCTCCTCCGCACCCCGCCCGCAGTCATCGCGATCCCGTTCGCCTATTTGATCGCCACCGCGTTCCTGCTGCTACCTCCACAACGCGCCGCACTCCCGGTCGGCTACGCCGTCGGGTGGTTGAGTTTGCTGCTCATCGGATCAGGCCTCTGGTGGGAGCCGGAAAGTGGGAGCAGAGCCGTATTCATCTCCCTGCTCATGGCCGGCGTGTTCGTTGCCAGCCTCATCGTGATGTTCGCCTTCACGAGTCGGGCAATGGGCAGCATCAGGGTGTCCCTGGATCGGAAGGTCCGGTTCGAGAAGGCGATCTCGGCTTGTTCCCGGGCGTTCGCCACCGGCGATTCGGATACTTCGCTCGATCGTGCGCTGGGCGCCCTGCTAGTCGCCACTGAGGCTACGGCCGTATTCGTCGAGCAGAACGTCGACGATCCTGAGCGGGGTCTGTGCTCCACGCTGGTCGCCGAGGTACTCATGGAGGGGACGGAACCTGATCCGGTGGACCGGTGGACGCTGGTGCCCTGGAGTGAGATGCCGGTGTCCTTTGCCGGTTTGTCAAATGGTCGGCCGGTTGCCTTTCAGGTTGCCGATTTACCGTCCGTCGAACGCGCCAGGTACAAGGGGACGGGGCACACGACCGAGCTGAGTATTCCGATCATGGTCCGGGGTTCGTGGGTCGGGTTGATCGGATTCAACGACATCGGCGCCGACAGTCTCGGGGATTCCCATGACATCGAGTTGCTGCGAACTGCTGCCGAACTGATCGCCGCCTACTGGGAACGCATCGAGGCGCGAGAGCAGCTGAAGGAGGCGATGGCGAATCTCGAGTACCGGCACCGGCTCGAGCACGCGCTCGCCCAAAGATCCGGAGCATTGCTGGCTTCCCGTGAGTCGGCCATCGACGATGCCCTCGGGGCGCTGCTCGAGGCGACGGCAGCCGACATCGTGTTTGTCGAGGAGAATTTTCAGGACGACGAGCTGGGGCCGTGCGCCCGCATCACTCACTGGGCGGCCGACGAAGGAGCTCCCGGGATCGACCCGACCGCCCAGCCTTGGAGTGGACCTTTCAGTGCGCTTCCTTCGTTGTATGCGAAGCTGCAGCGCGGCGAGCCATCGGCAATTGCAACGACTGATTTGGCTGATCCAGAGAGAGGGTTGTATCTGGCCGACGGGATTCTGAGTGAGCTCTGCCTGCCGATTTTCGTGCGGGGCGAGTGGCGGGGGACCATCGGTTTCAGCGACTCTCAAGACGAGCGGCGCTGGACCGAAGAGGACATCCGGTTCCTTCGCACGGCCGGAGAGATGGTTGGCGCGTTTTGGGATCGGCAAGAAACGGTGACGTCCTTGAATACCCGCCTCGCCTACGAGGAAGCCCTGGCGAAGGTGTCGCGCGAACTCATCTCCGGGCGAGAGGATGCGCTTGAAGCCGCCTTCGAACATCTGGCAGCAGTGACCGGCGCCGACTACATGTGGCTGGAAGAGGTATTCGACGACCCGGATGCCGGGATGTCGTCCCGGGTTGTGCACGCGCTGCAGCCACCGAACCTGGAAGGCGTGCACATTGCGGACCTGTGGATGGGTGGGTCGCACCGCGATACACCGACGACTCCCGGGCGCCTGGCTCGAGGTGAAGCGTCCATCCTTCATACGGAGGATCTGGACGAGGGCACCGAGCGATCTATCTATGAAGCTGATGGTTTGAGGAGCGAGTTGGTGATTCCCGTCTTTGTGTTCGGGAAGTGGACGGGGGCGATCGGATTCGCCGACTATCTCCAGCGGCGGGAGTGGCACGAGAACGACATCGGCGTGTTACGTACCGCCGGAGGACTGGTTGGTTCCTATCTGGAGCGGCAGGAGACGAGCAGGCGCCTCGAGCAGTTGGTGGCCTCAAAGGACGAGTTCATCGCTTCGATCAGCCATGAGATCCGCACACCGTTGACTGCGGTACTCGGGTTCACGAACGTCATCCGTGAGGGATTCGACGATCTGTCGGATTCCGATCGCCTCGAAATGCTCGACCTGATCAACCGTGAGGCCCAGGATGTTGCATGGATTGTCGAGGACTTGCTCGTGTACGCCCGGGCGGACATCGGCACGCTGGCTGCGGTGGCGATTGATCTCAATCTCGGGGAGCAGATTGCGGCGGTGCTGGCCGGACAGCCATCCGACCTGGGATCCCGTGTGAGCGTTCGAAGCAACGGCGAACGCGCCGCGGCCGACCCGGCTCGGGTCAGGCAGATCGTCCGCAATTTGCTGACCAACGCCATGAAGTATGGAGGGCCGAACGTCGAGGTCGAGACGGCTCGGCGCGGCCCATTCGTGGTCATGCGGGTGATCGACGACGGTCGGGGCATCGATGAAAAGCATCGGGACCGGGTCTTCGCCGCCTATTTCCGGGCGCACGCTTCCGCCGGGCAGCCCGGGTCGATCGGGCTTGGCTTGCATGTTTCACGGAAGC